A part of Phoenix dactylifera cultivar Barhee BC4 chromosome 2, palm_55x_up_171113_PBpolish2nd_filt_p, whole genome shotgun sequence genomic DNA contains:
- the LOC120104679 gene encoding uncharacterized protein LOC120104679: MEPSRRGQPQERNIGWEHGKMLGERHQFQCNYCHKCFKGGGVTRLKQHLAGNSCEISACSECPPTTRQLMRKNLAEIKAAKERAAKQKAEVERQAAEAPSYHLMESQEAEGPDEEAQIQAAMRASLDDRWQQEEVARHRARFGPSFFESGAGSGGSRQDPEFQRTTSVREGEGRGRSRIASILGGFGSRKKSFGGIPPGASIHDVDPHAFPRRDSKQQRVDTMWKKEKKKDMWRAIGSWFHFSHIPANAADNTYYKSAISAIQTAGPGVDPPGPRDIYGELLDNNKEELENWIGSYKSKWPTYGLTLMCDGWTGPTKRAIINFLTYCDTKTFFHKSVDASDKVHNASYILRLMEEVIDQIGEENIVQVVTDNGPQYKLAGQVLMERRPQIFWTPCAAHCIDLILMDIGKICRVQHTVEIAQRITRYIYSHTWVLSLMRRYAGGEILRPGVTRFATNYIALDSLIEKKGALRQMFVSPEWQESRYAQAGTEGSRMEDLVSRQSFWQRANAIVKAIKPLYEVLRAVDSERYPQMGFLYHMMEKAKAQIMEADVAHAQEYIDIIERRWGAQMGRDLHLAAYYLNPRFQYESGIGMDDELLHALRNVIYKMEPDPEVAALCIEKVTMI; encoded by the exons ATGGAGCCATCAAGGAGAGGGCAACCCCAAGAGCGTAATATTGGCTGGGAGCATGGGAAGATGCTCGGTGAACGTCACCAGTTTCAGTGCAATtattgccacaagtgcttcaaaggaGGAGGAGTAACCAGATTAAAGCAGCACTTAGCCGGTAATTCTTGTGAGATATCTGCATGCTCGGAGTGCCCACCGACGACCCGTCAGCTGATGAGGAAAAACCTCGCTGAGATCAAAGCAGCCAAGGAGAGGGCTGCCAAGCAGAAAGCGGAGGTGGAACGCCAAGCTGCAGAAGCACCTTCCTATCACTTGATGGAGTCACAGGAGGCCGAGGGTCCAGATGAGGAGGCACAGATCCAGGCTGCCATGCGGGCGAGTCTGGATGATCGatggcagcaggaggaggtggcgaggcatcgggctcgatttgggccctcgttTTTTGAGTCGGGCGCCGGTTCTGGTGGAAGCAGACAAGATCCAGAGTTTCAAAGGACAACATCAGTCAGGGAGGGCGAGGGCAGAGGACGTAGCCGGATTGCATCTATCCTGGGTGgttttggtagccgaaagaagtcTTTCGGAGGGATTCCACCAGGTGCGTCAATCcatgatgtagatccgcatGCCTTCCCCAGAAGAGATTCGAAGCAGCAAAGAGTAGACACAatgtggaagaaggagaagaagaaggatatgtggcgagctattggatcctggttccacttcagccacattCCAGCAAATGCtgcagacaatacatactacaaGTCTGCCATTTCTGCCATACAGACTGCCGGTCCCGGTGTTGATCCTCCAGGTCCGAGGGACatctacggtgagcttcttgacaacaataaggaagagCTAGAGAATTGGATTGGTTCATATAAAAGCAAGTGGCCCACATATGGGCTCACtctgatgtgtgatggttggaccggtccgacAAAGCGGGCcatcatcaactttctgacatactgtgatacgaagaccttcttccacaagtcaGTTGATGCTTCGGATAAGGTGCACAACGCCTCATACATCCTCAGACTTATggaggaggtgattgatcagattggagaggagaatatcgtgcaggtcgtcactgataaCGGACCGCAATATAAGTTGGCCGGGCaggtcttgatggagcggcgaccacaaattttctggaccccatgtgctgcacattgcaTCGACCTCATCCTGATGGATATTGGAAAGATCTGTAGGGTGCAACATACGGTGGAGATAGCCCAACGCATCACCAGGTATATTTATAGCCATACTTGGGTTCTTTCATTAATGAGAAGGTATGCAGGGGGAGAAATTCTTAGAccaggagtcacacggtttgctacgaattacattgcacttgatagccttatcgagaagaaaggagccctacgtcagatgtttgttAGTCCCGAGTGGCAGGAAAGTAGATATGCCCAGGCCGGCACTGAAGGAAGCAGGATGGAAGACTTGGTAAGCAGGCAGTCATTCTGGCAGCGGGCCAATGCGatagtcaaggctatcaaaccattatatgaagtgctgcgggcCGTGGATAGCGAGAGGTATCCCCAGATGGGctttttgtatcacatgatggagaaGGCAAAGGCTCAGATCATGGAGGCAGATGTAGCCCATGCCCAGgagtacatcgacatcattgagcGGCGGTGGGGAGCCCAAATGGGTAGGGAtttgcatctagcag catactatcTGAATCCCCGATTTCAGTACGAGAgtggaattggtatggatgatgaacttcttcatgctttgcgtaatgttatttataagatggagcctgatccagaagTCGCCGCGTTATGTATAGAAAAGGTAACTATGATTTAG